One region of Microbacterium sp. M28 genomic DNA includes:
- a CDS encoding TPM domain-containing protein: MTIILGMIVAVFASGFLASSAVATPPVTLDAGFVTDEAGVLSASELDAANARLDTLSDASEGDLYVVIVDEFTDPSDNVEWADQTAIDNGLGADQYLLAIAVESRQYALSADGEGPLSDSQLDTITQAIEDRLRDGDWDGAIVAAADAFPGPSNAGWILLFVLIAAAVVVLIIWLVARAKKKARGAQPAVPDPNDPFSAVSDADLERQAGRALVEADDAITSSREELGFAVAQFGDESTAQFVQVVDQAKAKVAEAFALKQQLDDENEDSVEQRRAWHIRIIQFCTEADELLDANIETFEQLRKVEAEAPAALQRVQVRRSEAQTAVSGLPAALATLAAIYDAAALSTVAENPVQAAERLALADTEIAEAASLIADARTGEAAFSIRTAEQAVIQAEQLAAAVTTLGTNLAAIEDQAKALIAELEADLAAASQTPDPHGTIAPLIAGTRARVDEAKAALTAARRDPQRTVDTLTEANVQIDGVLAQVRDAAEQAQRAARALQQRLIQAQSQITAANDYILTRRGAIGATARTRLAEADATYREAVAAQTTDPAFALERATRAYNLASEAISAAEAEVQSWTPGNPFDTGYGTGYGGNYSRDSGIGGDILGGILGGLFAGGGGGGGGGSWSGGSSWRSSGGSSSRGHRPSSFGGGSRGASRGGRSRGGRF; encoded by the coding sequence ATGACGATCATCCTGGGGATGATCGTGGCGGTGTTCGCCTCCGGATTCCTCGCCTCGAGCGCCGTGGCGACACCACCGGTCACACTGGATGCCGGGTTCGTGACCGACGAAGCCGGAGTGCTCAGCGCTTCTGAACTCGACGCGGCGAACGCACGACTGGACACGCTGAGCGACGCATCCGAGGGCGACCTGTACGTCGTGATCGTCGACGAATTCACGGACCCGTCCGACAACGTCGAATGGGCCGACCAGACGGCGATCGACAACGGGCTGGGCGCCGATCAATACCTGCTCGCGATCGCCGTCGAGTCCCGTCAGTACGCCCTGTCCGCCGACGGCGAGGGGCCGCTCAGCGACAGCCAGCTCGATACGATCACGCAGGCGATCGAGGACCGGCTTCGCGACGGTGACTGGGACGGCGCCATCGTGGCGGCCGCCGATGCCTTCCCCGGCCCGTCGAACGCGGGATGGATCCTGCTGTTCGTCCTGATCGCCGCCGCGGTCGTCGTGCTGATCATCTGGCTCGTGGCGCGCGCGAAGAAGAAGGCCAGAGGCGCCCAGCCCGCTGTTCCCGACCCGAACGATCCGTTCTCGGCCGTGAGCGACGCCGATCTGGAGCGCCAGGCCGGCCGGGCGCTCGTCGAGGCGGACGACGCGATCACGTCCAGTCGCGAGGAGCTGGGCTTCGCCGTCGCGCAGTTCGGCGACGAGTCGACCGCGCAGTTCGTGCAGGTCGTCGACCAGGCCAAGGCGAAGGTCGCCGAGGCGTTCGCGCTCAAGCAGCAGCTCGACGACGAGAACGAGGACTCCGTCGAGCAGCGCCGCGCCTGGCACATCCGGATCATCCAGTTCTGCACGGAAGCCGACGAACTGCTCGACGCGAACATCGAGACGTTCGAACAGCTGCGGAAGGTGGAGGCCGAGGCGCCAGCCGCGCTGCAGCGCGTGCAGGTGCGCCGCAGCGAGGCGCAGACGGCCGTCTCGGGTCTACCAGCGGCGCTCGCGACGCTTGCCGCGATCTATGACGCCGCTGCCCTGAGCACGGTCGCGGAGAATCCGGTTCAGGCCGCCGAACGGCTCGCACTCGCGGACACCGAGATCGCCGAGGCGGCGAGCCTCATCGCCGACGCCCGCACCGGCGAGGCCGCCTTCTCGATCCGCACCGCCGAACAGGCCGTGATCCAGGCCGAGCAGCTCGCCGCGGCCGTGACGACGCTCGGCACGAATCTGGCCGCGATCGAAGACCAGGCGAAGGCGCTCATCGCCGAACTCGAGGCTGATCTCGCCGCAGCGTCGCAGACACCCGATCCCCACGGAACCATCGCCCCGCTCATCGCCGGCACGCGGGCGAGAGTCGATGAGGCGAAGGCCGCCCTCACCGCTGCGCGTCGCGACCCGCAGCGCACCGTCGACACCCTCACCGAGGCGAACGTGCAGATCGACGGCGTACTCGCCCAGGTGCGCGACGCCGCCGAACAGGCGCAGCGCGCGGCGCGCGCACTGCAGCAGAGACTGATCCAGGCGCAGTCGCAGATCACCGCCGCCAACGATTACATCCTCACGCGCCGGGGTGCGATCGGTGCGACAGCGCGCACGCGCCTGGCCGAAGCCGACGCAACCTACCGCGAGGCCGTCGCCGCGCAGACGACCGACCCGGCCTTCGCGCTCGAGCGCGCGACCCGCGCGTACAACCTCGCCTCTGAGGCGATCAGCGCGGCCGAGGCCGAAGTGCAGTCCTGGACGCCGGGCAATCCGTTCGACACGGGCTACGGCACCGGTTACGGCGGGAACTACAGCCGGGACAGCGGCATCGGCGGAGACATCCTCGGCGGCATCCTCGGCGGACTCTTCGCCGGCGGAGGAGGAGGCGGTGGCGGCGGCTCCTGGAGCGGCGGCAGCAGTTGGCGCTCCAGCGGCGGCAGCAGCAGCCGCGGGCACCGGCCCTCCAGCTTCGGCGGCGGCTCGCGCGGCGCCTCCCGAGGCGGGCGATCCCGAGGCGGTCGCTTCTGA
- a CDS encoding DUF3097 domain-containing protein, which translates to MEDRYGADVLAKGWRERAAKQIPEVPAEADLVVEVADDGFCGAVTKVQSGTVELEDWKGRRRLFPLGGGFLIDGEPVRLVPPAPKDKGPRRTASGSFVVADQRARVALPSRILVEGRHDAELVEKVWGADLRVEGVVVEYLQGVDLLDELLAAEPPSAKRRYGVLVDHLVPGSKESRIAEAVARGPHGAHVRIVGHPYVDVWQCVKPEALGIARWPEIPRGIEWKVGICKAFGWPHEDQADIARAWQAILSKVTTYRDLEPTLLGRIEELIDFVTAP; encoded by the coding sequence ATGGAGGACAGGTACGGCGCGGATGTGCTCGCGAAGGGCTGGCGCGAACGCGCCGCGAAGCAGATCCCAGAGGTCCCCGCGGAGGCCGACCTCGTCGTCGAGGTCGCGGACGACGGGTTCTGCGGCGCGGTGACGAAGGTGCAGTCGGGCACCGTTGAGCTGGAGGACTGGAAGGGGCGCAGAAGGCTGTTCCCCCTCGGTGGGGGATTCCTCATCGACGGCGAACCCGTCAGACTCGTCCCGCCTGCTCCCAAGGACAAGGGGCCCCGACGGACGGCATCCGGATCCTTCGTCGTGGCGGACCAGCGCGCCCGCGTGGCGCTGCCGAGCCGCATCCTCGTCGAAGGCCGCCACGACGCCGAACTCGTCGAGAAGGTGTGGGGCGCCGACCTGCGCGTCGAAGGCGTCGTCGTCGAGTACCTGCAGGGCGTCGACCTGCTCGACGAGCTGCTCGCGGCCGAGCCGCCGAGCGCGAAACGCCGCTATGGTGTGCTCGTCGACCATCTCGTCCCCGGGTCCAAGGAATCGCGCATCGCGGAAGCCGTCGCACGAGGACCGCACGGTGCACACGTCCGCATCGTCGGGCACCCGTACGTCGACGTGTGGCAGTGCGTGAAACCGGAAGCGCTGGGCATCGCGCGCTGGCCGGAGATCCCTCGGGGCATCGAGTGGAAGGTGGGCATCTGCAAGGCGTTCGGATGGCCGCACGAGGACCAGGCCGACATCGCCCGCGCCTGGCAGGCCATCCTGAGCAAGGTCACCACCTATCGCGACCTCGAACCGACGCTCCTCGGCCGGATCGAGGAGCTCATCGACTTCGTCACCGCCCCGTGA
- the trmB gene encoding tRNA (guanosine(46)-N7)-methyltransferase TrmB, with translation MPEPRTFRDEPVSFVRRSGRMSEAQERAFEELSGHYLLDVPRAIASTSVHADARLDVAAEYRRDAALIVEIGSGQGHAIVSAAAARPEDDFLAIEVFRAGLARTMLDADKAGVRNLRLVEANAPEVLATYLPEASASEVWVFFSDPWHKKRHTKRRLIRDGFGATAARALADGGLLRLATDWEDYALQMREVLDAEPLFERAFEGEWGDRFDGRAMTAFERKGITKGREIRDLTYRRKPRA, from the coding sequence ATGCCCGAGCCCCGCACGTTCCGTGATGAACCCGTGTCCTTCGTCCGCCGCAGCGGCCGCATGTCGGAGGCGCAGGAGCGGGCGTTCGAGGAACTCTCCGGTCACTACCTGCTCGATGTTCCGCGCGCCATCGCCTCGACGAGCGTCCATGCCGATGCGCGACTCGACGTCGCAGCCGAGTACCGCCGCGACGCGGCGCTGATCGTCGAGATCGGGTCCGGCCAGGGCCACGCGATCGTGTCTGCTGCCGCCGCGCGCCCCGAAGACGACTTCCTGGCGATCGAGGTGTTCCGCGCCGGGCTCGCGCGCACGATGCTGGATGCCGACAAGGCGGGCGTCCGCAATCTGCGGCTCGTCGAGGCGAACGCACCTGAGGTCCTGGCGACCTATCTCCCGGAGGCGAGTGCCTCCGAGGTCTGGGTGTTCTTCTCCGACCCGTGGCACAAGAAGCGGCACACGAAGCGGCGACTGATCCGCGATGGATTCGGTGCGACGGCCGCCAGGGCGCTCGCCGACGGCGGGCTGCTGCGTCTGGCTACCGACTGGGAGGACTACGCCCTGCAGATGCGCGAGGTGCTGGACGCCGAGCCGCTGTTCGAGCGCGCGTTCGAGGGGGAGTGGGGCGATCGCTTCGACGGCCGTGCCATGACCGCGTTCGAGCGCAAGGGAATCACGAAGGGGCGCGAGATCCGCGATCTCACGTACCGCCGGAAGCCGCGCGCGTGA
- a CDS encoding CPBP family intramembrane glutamic endopeptidase, which yields MSTTVVRSRWGIAPAALVCLAAPAFFVVQWAWLGWVLLAAGVGAAWMLERRAVTVAAPSLTRDLSLIAIGMLIVSVIPLAAELDNLAMLRFTLALGGAVVVPYLVSRYVYRDRAISFPWRTGQRWGRLQWGWLAAVLALGWLILPFYFITSGVYQNWPVVDTPELILRLFVGVGAVGIWDELFFICTVFALLRRHFPDAVANVLQAVVFVSFLWELGYREWGPLLTIPFALLQGFIFLRTHSLAYVVTVHLLFDAVVFAVLVHAHNPGMLPIFLV from the coding sequence GTGAGCACGACCGTCGTCCGGTCCCGCTGGGGGATCGCACCCGCTGCGCTGGTCTGCCTCGCGGCGCCGGCCTTCTTCGTCGTGCAGTGGGCGTGGCTCGGCTGGGTGCTGCTGGCCGCAGGTGTCGGAGCGGCATGGATGCTCGAGCGGCGCGCCGTGACGGTAGCCGCGCCGTCGCTGACGCGGGACCTGTCGCTCATCGCGATCGGGATGCTCATCGTGAGCGTCATCCCGCTCGCGGCCGAGCTGGACAACCTCGCCATGCTGCGCTTCACGCTGGCCCTCGGCGGAGCCGTGGTCGTCCCCTACCTCGTCTCGCGGTACGTCTACCGCGACCGTGCGATCTCGTTCCCGTGGCGCACAGGACAGCGCTGGGGTCGACTGCAGTGGGGCTGGCTCGCGGCAGTCCTGGCACTGGGGTGGCTCATTCTGCCGTTCTACTTCATCACCAGCGGCGTCTACCAGAACTGGCCCGTCGTCGACACCCCGGAGCTCATCCTCCGACTTTTCGTCGGTGTCGGCGCCGTGGGCATCTGGGACGAACTGTTCTTCATCTGCACGGTCTTCGCGCTGCTGCGTCGCCACTTCCCCGACGCCGTGGCGAATGTCCTGCAGGCCGTGGTCTTCGTGTCGTTCCTGTGGGAGCTGGGCTATCGCGAGTGGGGTCCGCTGCTCACGATCCCGTTCGCGCTGCTGCAGGGATTCATCTTCCTGCGCACGCACTCGCTGGCGTACGTCGTCACGGTGCACCTGCTCTTCGATGCCGTCGTGTTCGCCGTGCTCGTGCACGCGCACAACCCGGGGATGCTGCCGATCTTCCTCGTATAG
- a CDS encoding MFS transporter encodes MHTHALIEPVHPTTERPAGRGRLALAAAAAGTAFEWYDFFLYGTAAALVFPVVFFPAQDPLIGILLSFATFATGFIARPLGGLLAGSLGDRFGRRPVLTATLLVMGLATVCIGLLPGYAQIGVLAPIALVALRFVQGLAAGGEWPGAILMALEHAPRGRGLRGGIVAASLYVGLILGNLAFVVVVALLDEAALFEWGWRMPFLASILLVVVGLVLRRRVTESPEFLAGDDGVERRRPLREALSAPRNVISVVLVRTGQNACFYTITVFFLGYATTVLGFSAQVSLTAVLVAAALAAVMCPVWGALGERIGMTTLTACSLAGLGLLAVPLFLILDGGSAAAIIGVVAVTIGIVNAAADGVQPLWFAGLFPARRRYSGISIGREIAGVIGGGLTPLAATALVAATGHWWPVAAIMIVAAALGVVGAVIARPVDRPVAAQEAAKDDRIRA; translated from the coding sequence ATGCACACGCACGCACTCATCGAGCCCGTCCACCCGACCACAGAGCGCCCTGCCGGGCGAGGCAGGCTCGCGCTAGCGGCCGCCGCGGCAGGCACCGCCTTCGAGTGGTACGACTTCTTCCTCTACGGCACGGCGGCCGCGCTGGTCTTCCCCGTGGTCTTCTTCCCGGCCCAGGACCCGTTGATCGGCATCCTGCTGTCGTTCGCCACGTTCGCGACCGGATTCATCGCCCGTCCGCTCGGCGGTCTGCTGGCAGGGTCCCTCGGGGACCGGTTCGGGCGCCGGCCGGTCCTCACGGCGACGCTGCTGGTGATGGGCCTCGCCACGGTGTGCATCGGTCTGCTGCCCGGATACGCGCAGATCGGTGTGCTCGCGCCGATCGCACTGGTCGCGCTGCGCTTCGTCCAGGGCCTGGCGGCAGGCGGAGAGTGGCCGGGTGCGATACTGATGGCGCTCGAGCACGCCCCGCGCGGGCGCGGTCTGCGGGGCGGGATCGTCGCGGCCTCCCTGTACGTCGGCCTCATCCTCGGCAATCTCGCCTTCGTCGTGGTGGTCGCACTGCTGGACGAGGCGGCGCTGTTCGAGTGGGGCTGGCGGATGCCGTTCCTGGCCAGCATCCTGCTCGTCGTCGTCGGGCTCGTGCTGCGGCGCCGCGTGACGGAGTCCCCGGAGTTCCTCGCCGGTGATGACGGCGTCGAGCGGCGGCGACCTCTGCGTGAGGCGCTCAGCGCGCCGCGGAACGTGATCTCGGTCGTGCTCGTACGGACGGGGCAGAACGCCTGCTTCTACACGATCACGGTGTTCTTCCTCGGCTATGCGACGACGGTGCTGGGATTCTCGGCTCAGGTTTCCCTGACGGCAGTGCTGGTCGCGGCGGCGCTCGCCGCGGTGATGTGCCCCGTCTGGGGTGCGCTCGGCGAGCGGATCGGCATGACGACGCTCACGGCGTGCAGCCTCGCCGGGCTCGGCCTGCTCGCCGTTCCCCTGTTCCTCATCCTCGACGGCGGCAGCGCGGCGGCGATCATCGGGGTGGTCGCCGTCACGATCGGCATCGTGAACGCGGCGGCCGACGGCGTGCAGCCGCTGTGGTTCGCAGGGCTCTTCCCCGCGCGCCGCCGCTACTCCGGTATCTCGATCGGCCGCGAGATCGCCGGGGTCATCGGTGGAGGGCTGACGCCGCTCGCGGCCACGGCACTGGTCGCGGCGACGGGACACTGGTGGCCGGTGGCGGCGATCATGATCGTCGCCGCGGCCCTCGGAGTGGTTGGCGCCGTGATCGCACGCCCGGTCGATCGGCCCGTCGCGGCCCAGGAGGCAGCGAAAGACGACAGAATCAGAGCATGA
- a CDS encoding DUF1304 domain-containing protein, which translates to MIIAGLILAAAAAAFHVFIFALESLKWTEPSTRKVFGVASEADAETMKALAFNQGFYNLFLALTAFLGVGMYIVGATTVGLTLVFAGTGMMLAAALVLILSDRSKARAATMQGTLPLLAVIATAIGVAIG; encoded by the coding sequence ATGATCATCGCAGGGCTCATCCTCGCCGCAGCGGCAGCCGCCTTCCATGTCTTCATCTTCGCCCTCGAGTCGCTGAAGTGGACGGAGCCGTCGACACGGAAGGTGTTCGGCGTCGCGAGCGAGGCGGATGCCGAGACGATGAAGGCGCTCGCCTTCAACCAGGGCTTCTACAACCTGTTCCTCGCGCTCACGGCGTTCCTCGGTGTCGGGATGTACATCGTCGGGGCGACCACCGTCGGACTCACGCTCGTCTTCGCCGGCACCGGCATGATGCTGGCGGCGGCGCTGGTGCTGATCCTGTCGGACCGCTCCAAGGCGCGTGCGGCGACCATGCAGGGCACGCTGCCGCTGCTCGCGGTCATCGCGACGGCGATCGGCGTCGCGATCGGCTGA
- a CDS encoding serine hydrolase domain-containing protein → MTDLTGLLDDHVARGTAPWIIVADGTADGRLDITTAGDVADDAIVRIQSMTKAVTAVAALRLVADGRLGLDDPVERWLPELADRRVLRTPISPLTDTEPANAPITVRHLLTNTSGYGMVATPSPLKDAMIANRTEASQEAVALGAQDWLNALAELPLAFNPGQGWRYHHSFGILGILLSRLTGGPLEAHLTTDVFEPVGMVDTRFTVPAQDADRLPAAYGRDGDGTRYEIEPRAGGFYVSPAPFDVSHAELVSTARDYAAFARMLAAGGRIDGRSFVSPELLAELRTDRIPDALKTPDSFFPGFWDGLGWGYGVAVVTAGEHAGRFGWSGGLGTDFFIDPDGTFRIVLTQMEMGPAVMALFDDLQGSPGR, encoded by the coding sequence ATGACCGACCTGACCGGACTGCTGGACGACCACGTCGCCCGAGGTACCGCGCCCTGGATCATCGTGGCCGACGGCACGGCGGACGGACGCCTCGACATCACCACCGCCGGAGACGTCGCCGACGACGCGATCGTCCGGATCCAATCGATGACCAAGGCGGTGACGGCGGTCGCGGCCCTGCGCCTCGTCGCGGACGGACGCCTCGGTCTGGACGATCCCGTGGAGCGGTGGCTGCCCGAGCTGGCGGACCGGCGCGTGCTGCGGACGCCGATCTCTCCGCTGACGGACACCGAACCGGCGAACGCCCCGATCACGGTTCGCCATCTGCTCACCAACACCTCCGGATACGGCATGGTCGCGACGCCCTCACCGCTGAAGGACGCGATGATCGCGAACCGGACAGAAGCGTCGCAGGAGGCCGTCGCACTGGGCGCGCAGGACTGGCTGAACGCGCTCGCCGAGCTTCCGCTGGCGTTCAACCCAGGCCAGGGCTGGCGCTACCACCATTCGTTCGGCATCCTCGGCATCCTGCTCTCGCGACTGACCGGAGGTCCGCTCGAGGCGCACCTGACGACGGACGTGTTCGAGCCGGTCGGGATGGTCGACACCCGTTTCACCGTTCCGGCGCAGGACGCCGATCGGTTGCCCGCCGCGTACGGGCGCGATGGCGACGGGACCCGGTACGAGATCGAGCCGCGTGCCGGCGGTTTCTATGTCTCCCCCGCCCCGTTCGATGTCAGTCACGCCGAGCTCGTCTCGACCGCGCGCGACTACGCGGCGTTCGCGCGGATGCTCGCCGCGGGCGGCAGGATCGACGGCCGTTCGTTCGTCTCCCCCGAGCTGCTCGCCGAACTGCGGACCGATCGGATACCCGACGCGCTGAAGACCCCGGACAGCTTCTTCCCCGGGTTCTGGGACGGTCTGGGCTGGGGTTACGGCGTGGCGGTCGTGACGGCAGGCGAGCATGCGGGACGCTTCGGCTGGTCCGGCGGGCTCGGCACCGACTTCTTCATCGACCCCGACGGGACGTTCCGGATCGTGTTGACGCAGATGGAGATGGGACCCGCCGTCATGGCGCTGTTCGACGACCTGCAGGGGTCGCCGGGCCGCTGA
- a CDS encoding GyrI-like domain-containing protein: MTEKIDFKKSVDAYRARSGAFRIVDVPPLQYLMIDGHGDPNAAPEFTTAVEALYPLAYTLKFASKRELDRDFVVMPLEGLWWAEDHAAFTTARDKSQWSWTLLLMQPDWVDDALFADAVATASAKNPTARIGEVRLERLTEGLCVQTLHVGAFDDEAPVLERMHDEFIPQNALSLTGRHHEIYFSDPRKGDPAKRRTILRQPVTRGDETS; this comes from the coding sequence ATGACGGAGAAGATCGACTTCAAGAAGTCCGTCGACGCCTACCGGGCACGCTCGGGCGCCTTCCGCATCGTCGACGTCCCGCCTCTGCAGTACCTGATGATCGACGGCCATGGCGATCCGAACGCGGCGCCAGAGTTCACGACCGCCGTCGAGGCGCTGTACCCACTCGCCTACACCCTGAAGTTCGCCAGCAAGCGCGAACTCGACCGCGACTTCGTGGTGATGCCGCTGGAGGGGCTCTGGTGGGCAGAGGATCATGCCGCGTTCACGACGGCGCGTGACAAGTCGCAGTGGTCGTGGACCCTCCTGCTCATGCAACCGGACTGGGTCGACGACGCCCTCTTCGCGGATGCCGTGGCGACGGCATCCGCGAAGAATCCGACCGCGCGCATCGGCGAGGTGCGGCTCGAGCGCCTGACGGAAGGCCTGTGCGTGCAGACGCTCCACGTGGGCGCCTTCGACGACGAGGCCCCAGTGCTGGAGCGCATGCACGACGAGTTCATCCCGCAGAACGCGCTGTCGCTGACCGGGCGACACCACGAGATCTACTTCAGCGATCCGCGCAAGGGCGACCCTGCCAAGCGGCGCACGATCCTCCGCCAACCCGTCACCCGAGGAGACGAGACGTCATGA
- a CDS encoding nucleotidyltransferase domain-containing protein, with protein MAVTPGGYADITEDFVAAHFPDVEVAVIGGSTSRGERTRTSDIDLLLIGDALFDDSRESMAATYAHAGEIFEVFAYTPRGFDEWARRGVAQHRPVIVHMLVEGVAVRSGPELERQRAHWAPILAAGPSPTDQELATRRYVITDLLDDLRDAEDPLERQVVGATLFERTAELMLLTHARWIGTGKYLPRRLREWDVSRADALARPLLLGDHAGLADAVSAELDRAGGRVQAGFVR; from the coding sequence GTGGCTGTGACACCGGGCGGATACGCGGACATCACGGAGGACTTCGTCGCCGCGCACTTCCCGGATGTCGAGGTCGCCGTGATCGGAGGCAGCACGTCGCGCGGTGAGCGCACCCGCACCAGCGACATCGACCTGCTGCTGATCGGCGACGCCCTCTTCGACGACTCGCGCGAGTCGATGGCGGCGACGTATGCGCACGCGGGCGAGATCTTCGAGGTGTTCGCCTACACGCCGAGGGGGTTCGACGAGTGGGCGCGTCGCGGTGTCGCGCAGCACCGTCCGGTCATCGTGCACATGCTCGTCGAAGGCGTCGCGGTCCGCTCCGGCCCGGAACTCGAGCGGCAGCGCGCGCACTGGGCGCCGATCCTCGCAGCCGGTCCGTCTCCGACCGATCAGGAGCTCGCCACGCGTCGGTACGTCATCACCGACCTCCTCGACGACCTGCGCGACGCAGAAGACCCGCTCGAGCGCCAGGTGGTCGGCGCGACGCTGTTCGAGCGGACCGCCGAACTGATGCTCCTGACCCACGCCCGCTGGATCGGCACCGGAAAGTACCTGCCACGGCGACTGCGGGAGTGGGACGTCTCCCGCGCCGACGCGCTGGCGCGCCCGCTTCTTCTCGGCGACCACGCCGGGCTCGCGGATGCGGTCTCCGCCGAGCTGGACCGCGCGGGCGGCCGAGTGCAGGCCGGTTTCGTGCGCTGA
- the corA gene encoding magnesium/cobalt transporter CorA, which yields MTALIDNAVYVEGRRTGAPGSLTDTYETMRENAGMAWIGLYRPSPEEVHSIAEEFSLHPLAVEDALSGHQRAKLERYGETLFVVLRPARYLDATEVVEFGELHIFVGKDFVVTIRHAESPSLGTVRRRLEATPELLAMGPEAVLYAILDEVVDEYGPVIAGLENDIDEIEDQIFAGDEAVSRRIYELSREVINFQRATRPLIDMVEALRRGSDKYDVDIELQRSLRDVLDHTLRIVERADSFRAILENALSLNATLVAQRQNDEVRRMTELSLVQNDEVKKISAWAAILFAPTLVGSVYGMNFDVMPELHWSWGYPFAMLLMLGVGVGLYAAFKWKKWL from the coding sequence ATGACCGCACTCATCGACAACGCCGTGTACGTCGAAGGACGTCGCACCGGAGCACCCGGCTCCCTGACAGACACGTACGAGACCATGCGCGAGAACGCCGGCATGGCGTGGATCGGCCTGTACCGTCCGAGCCCCGAAGAGGTGCACTCGATCGCCGAGGAGTTCTCCCTCCACCCCCTCGCGGTCGAGGACGCCCTCTCCGGACACCAGCGCGCGAAGCTGGAACGCTACGGCGAGACGCTGTTCGTGGTACTGCGCCCGGCCCGCTACCTGGACGCCACCGAGGTGGTCGAGTTCGGCGAACTGCACATCTTCGTCGGCAAGGACTTCGTGGTGACCATCCGTCACGCCGAATCGCCGAGCCTGGGGACCGTGCGGCGGCGACTCGAGGCGACACCCGAGTTGCTGGCGATGGGCCCGGAGGCCGTCCTCTACGCGATCCTCGACGAGGTCGTCGACGAGTACGGTCCGGTGATCGCCGGGCTGGAGAACGACATCGACGAGATCGAGGATCAGATCTTCGCCGGCGACGAAGCCGTGTCCCGCCGTATCTACGAGCTCTCGCGCGAGGTCATCAACTTCCAGCGCGCCACGCGCCCCCTGATCGACATGGTCGAGGCGCTGCGTCGGGGCTCCGACAAGTACGATGTCGACATCGAGCTGCAGCGCAGCCTGCGCGACGTGCTCGACCACACCCTGCGCATCGTCGAGCGCGCCGACTCGTTCCGCGCCATCCTGGAGAACGCGCTGAGCCTGAACGCCACGCTCGTCGCGCAGCGGCAGAACGACGAGGTCCGCCGGATGACGGAGCTCAGCCTCGTGCAGAACGACGAGGTGAAGAAGATCTCGGCGTGGGCAGCCATCCTCTTCGCGCCCACGCTTGTCGGCAGCGTGTACGGCATGAACTTCGACGTGATGCCGGAACTGCACTGGAGCTGGGGATATCCGTTCGCGATGCTGCTGATGCTCGGCGTCGGCGTCGGCCTCTACGCCGCGTTCAAGTGGAAGAAGTGGCTGTGA
- a CDS encoding DNA polymerase IV — protein sequence MAAWVLHVDMDQFIAAVEVLRRPELAGLPVIVGGRGDPTERAVVSTASYEARAFGIGSGMPLKIAARKAPPDAVFLAVDHEAYEQASHEVMTTLRSLPGVVLEVIGWDECFLGIETDDPEAVAREAQDAVHAATGLHCSVGIGDNKIRAKIATEFGKPRGMFRLTEQNWFAVMGDKPTRDLWGVGPKVQKRLAAHGIATVRQLADAEESELVGEFGPKMGVWYHGLGSGSGPAVVDDTPWVARSHSRETTFQQNLTTSAEVVDAVRELAADAFEDCAAEGRPVIRVHLKVRYAPFETKTFGRKLPAPTTDREDVIAAAVALAEALDHEREVRLLGVRAEMAMPTGGDTAERTPVRGRI from the coding sequence ATGGCTGCCTGGGTGCTGCACGTCGACATGGATCAGTTCATCGCCGCGGTCGAAGTGCTGCGCCGACCCGAGCTCGCGGGGCTGCCCGTGATCGTCGGCGGCCGGGGCGATCCGACCGAGCGGGCGGTCGTCTCCACGGCATCCTACGAGGCTCGGGCCTTCGGAATCGGCTCGGGGATGCCGTTGAAGATCGCCGCGCGCAAGGCGCCGCCGGACGCCGTGTTCCTGGCGGTCGATCACGAGGCGTACGAGCAGGCGTCCCACGAGGTGATGACGACGCTGCGGTCGCTGCCAGGCGTCGTACTGGAGGTCATCGGGTGGGACGAGTGCTTCCTCGGGATCGAGACCGACGACCCGGAGGCCGTCGCCCGCGAAGCTCAGGATGCCGTGCACGCGGCGACGGGTCTGCACTGCTCCGTCGGGATCGGCGATAACAAGATCAGAGCCAAGATCGCGACCGAGTTCGGCAAGCCGCGCGGGATGTTCCGGCTCACAGAGCAGAACTGGTTCGCCGTGATGGGGGACAAGCCCACGCGCGACCTGTGGGGTGTGGGCCCGAAGGTCCAGAAGCGACTCGCCGCGCACGGGATCGCCACGGTGCGCCAGCTCGCGGATGCCGAGGAGAGCGAACTGGTCGGCGAGTTCGGTCCGAAGATGGGCGTCTGGTACCACGGGCTCGGCTCCGGGAGCGGCCCGGCCGTCGTCGACGACACCCCGTGGGTCGCGCGCAGCCACAGCCGCGAGACGACGTTCCAGCAGAACCTCACCACGTCAGCCGAGGTCGTCGATGCCGTGCGCGAGCTGGCTGCCGACGCATTCGAGGATTGCGCGGCCGAAGGAAGGCCGGTCATCCGCGTGCACCTGAAGGTCCGGTACGCGCCCTTCGAGACGAAGACCTTCGGCCGCAAGCTCCCCGCGCCGACGACCGACCGCGAGGACGTGATCGCTGCCGCCGTCGCGCTCGCCGAGGCCCTCGATCACGAGCGAGAGGTGCGGCTGCTGGGCGTTCGCGCGGAGATGGCGATGCCCACCGGCGGTGACACCGCCGAGCGGACGCCCGTCCGGGGCCGGATCTGA